In Schizosaccharomyces osmophilus chromosome 1, complete sequence, the genomic window TGAAAATGGTGTAAGTTGAAAATGCAGGCTATTCCCAAAAGTTTCATGTTCATTATACGAATTTAATGATTGACTTCCTGGAAGGCTGGTGGTAGGCGTTTGCATCTTTGACCTATCGGTGTCTCTGATGATTATATCTTCTATATACATTGGTGCCGATGGGTAAACAGTATTAGCATCGATGGGAGTATGAgtgttttttctctttaaaaagttttgtaGCTTTTCAGGTGTTTCATAGTTCTGTTTaatatgtttttttggCTGTATAGGACATAGTCTCTTcggttctttttctgagCGCTTCCTTTTCGTGTTGGGgtatttttctgttttagACGTTCTATTATCGGATAATATATCGAAGGCTGTGAGTCCTTGACCTTGTCCCTTGTTTGCTTGATCAAATGATTTTGCAAGTGCAGACTCATCTTGCAACTCAGAGGAGAATAGTCTATGATTGAAGGCCGCTAAacaattcattttgttgtttagtttattatttttttagcGTATGCTTGGAAATAGCTAACGTCGATATGTTTGGATGTGGTGAAGATGGGaaggtttgtttacatatttCCAATAGCATGAAACATCTATGTTAGATAGACCAGGAAGAAATACGGGAAATGAATATTTGCgaatgaaataaatgatttattgtttttgatttattaaaaaataaatggCTATATGCGTTGAATTGATGGAATTAGGGTCATGTGCATCTTCCCAGAACTCTTTCTCAATGAGAGGAGATATAAATCATAAAACGAGAAAGGACTAGAGCAAAAACGAATAGAGAAAAGTGAACGGTCTTTGGCTATACAAACTACAATAAATAGTCAATTAAAACTTATGTTTTGCAGGCAAATACGACGAAGTAAGATTGTAAGAGAACGATAAATTTATTCATTAGATCAAGTATACTTTGGAACAAGCGTTGTATTCtattcataaacaaaacataaCAGCAACATATAATAGTCAAAACGTAAGACAGACTCACTACATTCATAATTGTATAGTTGCTGAGTGAATAATAGAGCGTTATATGTAGATGATGGATTAGGCGTAATCATAAATTATTAGAAGGAGAACTCTCagatggaaaaaagaaagagatgGAGACTCAAACACGTAAATTAAAGATACATATACCTCATTAGTCTGTGCGGTTCAAGTCACTAAAAGGGTTATTGGCGTCCAGATCCTCCTCTGTTTGAGAAATTGTATCAGAAACATCGGAACCGGATAAGTAGGACGCACTGTCGTCTATGGGATGAGAGCCAGAATCgctttcaaaatcatcatCTTGATGCTCACTATGGCtcgtcttttctttgtacgAATCAATGGCTTGAACAATTTCATCGTTCgttttcaacaaatttgCAAGCCACATCTCATCTTGAATGGCTTCAATATATCTCAACAAGGGACGATGGCAGCGTTTACAATCAACGTAATACATCATAATCTGTTTGTTACGAGCGGGATCTTCGCGATGAGGATTTATTTGAGCAAGTGTGTTTGACAAGTTGGTGGCCGCCATATTAGAAGAGACGATTAAGCGCTCGAGTACAGGTGCAAGACGCTTCATATTGATTGGTTGTTGCTGACGATTACCCATGGGAGGCATTTTAGAAGGAAGTTTCTTAGCCAAGCCGCTCAGGTTTTCCATTCCTCGAACTTTAGAGTATTCTGAATGCCATAATTTGATTAATGAGTAAGCTCGGATTCGCACCTCCTTTGGATAAGCTGGGCTTGTTGCACATAAAAATATACGCTgttccaatttttcatcCGAAAAGTTTTCCACAAAGTGTGATCCTGCGTTTTCAATTAATGCTTGGAGAACAAGCAAAGCTCGAATCTGTTCACTACGTTCACCATACTTTAACTTTTTACGGAGTGTACGTGCTGCTTCCTTCGGTCCAGTAGAGGTAAGCCCGACCACCTCTGTCAATTCAACAATTCCAGATAGGTCATTATCGTTGCGACTACCAACAGTCATTTTGTCGATATATGTAGTTACCGCTGTAACTGGTTTAGAGTCACCGAATAACAGCATTTTTCTagattaaacaaaaaaaaaaaaaaaaaaaacgaaacgaAACGAAGTGAGGATGATTCAACTTGAGATGAAACTCGGGCTACTTTAGAACAGTACTAGATCTGATGGAATTTTGATAGAAAAgtc contains:
- the mde2 gene encoding meiotic double-strand break formation protrin Mde2 — translated: MNCLAAFNHRLFSSELQDESALAKSFDQANKGQGQGLTAFDILSDNRTSKTEKYPNTKRKRSEKEPKRLCPIQPKKHIKQNYETPEKLQNFLKRKNTHTPIDANTVYPSAPMYIEDIIIRDTDRSKMQTPTTSLPGSQSLNSYNEHETFGNSLHFQLTPFSSTDSSTSQKYEKEYKNYGNHLKSAKQDPCGKIPCPTYTKTNKSNSTSPKEKVVIIYDDDEVRDYLYVFGSRSQHKKQDYSAVAKKKTFQSNNFSNFPLLKTLMDPHYIPKTAEERSLCIQLLEEVLNT
- the lsb5 gene encoding actin cortical patch component Lsb5, whose translation is MLLFGDSKPVTAVTTYIDKMTVGSRNDNDLSGIVELTEVVGLTSTGPKEAARTLRKKLKYGERSEQIRALLVLQALIENAGSHFVENFSDEKLEQRIFLCATSPAYPKEVRIRAYSLIKLWHSEYSKVRGMENLSGLAKKLPSKMPPMGNRQQQPINMKRLAPVLERLIVSSNMAATNLSNTLAQINPHREDPARNKQIMMYYVDCKRCHRPLLRYIEAIQDEMWLANLLKTNDEIVQAIDSYKEKTSHSEHQDDDFESDSGSHPIDDSASYLSGSDVSDTISQTEEDLDANNPFSDLNRTD